The Polyangium spumosum genome includes a window with the following:
- a CDS encoding TonB-dependent receptor plug domain-containing protein, translating into MRRRARVLFAFAASLVPAAALAEEPPPPEPIEVTVEGDKAPAGSVSLRRRDIREMPGVLGDPYRAIEVQPGVTPTASGLPYYYIRGAPPGNIGFFYDGVRVPLLFHVGAGPSVISAPLVSRVTLHMGPYPADIGRLAGAAVEAEAAPFPNEWKGEGAFRFVDVGGVVEGPVGDKTTVLVGGHYAFGGHILSALIDNVDFGYGDYQARVSRRVGERGRFTALVFGAWDYLAATTDAGGEKDVLLDADFHRLDLRYDHEFDSGAKVRAALMLGLDRSRQVGAESASNGKIGARLRGSFPIGKGKALLRGGLDLMVDRYDIVHKEPCDIAVEGCASGPLGELDEAFRALFPSRWDTAVGAWADALVVLSDRATITPGLRVDHYTSMGNTALAVDPKITGRFGVGERVRIVPAFGVASQLPGFAPLPALQIGGITGGLQRSLQSSLGAEVKLSPIPVEISGSLFRQVTFNLTDPIGSDRGTNLGPARFLSRSTGDAYGLELSGRGALRKDLLFMASYTLSRSTRTSKSGLTTPSAVDRTHVAHVALLYDLGAGWKAGVRHVFYSGFPAQEAGSGASVEDPPRVRPFYRLDVRVSRRFRVGETGFVSLVLDMQNATLSKEVFDVTCARGICQPRLLGPITIPQVSVEAGF; encoded by the coding sequence ATGCGAAGGCGCGCGCGTGTCTTGTTCGCGTTCGCCGCGTCCCTCGTCCCCGCCGCCGCGCTCGCCGAGGAGCCGCCGCCTCCCGAGCCGATCGAGGTGACCGTCGAGGGGGACAAGGCGCCGGCGGGGTCGGTCTCGCTCCGGCGGCGGGACATCCGGGAGATGCCGGGCGTGCTCGGGGATCCGTACCGCGCGATCGAGGTGCAGCCGGGCGTGACGCCGACGGCGAGCGGATTGCCCTACTATTACATTCGCGGCGCGCCGCCGGGGAACATCGGGTTTTTTTACGACGGCGTGCGCGTGCCCTTGCTCTTTCACGTGGGCGCGGGGCCGAGCGTGATCTCGGCGCCGCTCGTCTCGCGCGTGACCTTGCACATGGGGCCGTATCCGGCCGACATCGGGCGCCTCGCGGGCGCGGCGGTCGAGGCCGAGGCGGCGCCGTTCCCGAATGAATGGAAGGGCGAGGGCGCGTTCCGGTTCGTGGACGTGGGCGGCGTCGTGGAGGGGCCGGTCGGGGACAAGACGACGGTGCTCGTCGGCGGGCATTATGCGTTCGGCGGGCACATCCTCTCGGCGCTGATCGACAACGTCGATTTCGGGTACGGCGATTACCAGGCGCGCGTGAGCCGCCGCGTGGGGGAGCGGGGGCGGTTCACGGCGCTCGTGTTCGGGGCGTGGGATTATCTGGCGGCGACGACGGACGCGGGCGGGGAGAAGGACGTCCTGCTCGACGCGGATTTCCATCGCCTGGATCTTCGATACGACCACGAATTCGATTCGGGCGCGAAGGTCCGGGCGGCCTTGATGCTCGGGCTCGATCGGTCGAGGCAGGTCGGCGCCGAGAGCGCGAGCAATGGGAAGATCGGGGCGCGGCTACGCGGCTCCTTTCCCATCGGCAAGGGAAAGGCGCTGCTCCGGGGCGGGCTCGACCTGATGGTCGATCGGTACGACATCGTGCACAAGGAGCCGTGTGACATCGCGGTCGAGGGCTGCGCGTCGGGGCCACTCGGCGAGCTCGACGAGGCGTTCCGCGCCCTCTTCCCGAGCCGCTGGGACACGGCCGTGGGCGCCTGGGCGGACGCGCTCGTGGTGCTCTCGGACAGGGCGACGATCACGCCGGGGCTGCGCGTCGACCATTACACGTCGATGGGGAACACGGCCCTCGCGGTCGACCCGAAGATCACGGGCAGGTTCGGCGTGGGCGAGCGCGTGCGGATCGTGCCTGCGTTTGGCGTGGCGTCCCAGCTCCCGGGCTTCGCGCCGCTGCCGGCGCTGCAGATCGGCGGGATCACGGGCGGGCTCCAGCGCAGCTTGCAATCGAGCCTCGGCGCGGAGGTCAAACTCTCGCCGATCCCGGTCGAGATCAGCGGCTCGCTTTTCCGGCAGGTGACGTTCAACCTGACGGACCCGATCGGCAGTGATCGCGGGACGAACCTCGGCCCGGCGCGGTTCCTCTCGCGCAGCACGGGGGACGCCTACGGGCTCGAGCTCTCGGGGCGCGGGGCATTACGCAAAGATTTGCTCTTCATGGCCTCGTACACGCTCTCGCGCTCGACCCGCACGTCGAAGAGCGGCCTGACGACGCCCTCGGCGGTCGACCGGACCCACGTCGCGCACGTGGCCTTGCTCTACGACCTCGGCGCGGGCTGGAAGGCGGGCGTGCGGCACGTATTTTACAGCGGTTTCCCCGCGCAGGAGGCCGGGAGCGGTGCCTCCGTCGAAGACCCGCCGCGGGTCCGGCCTTTTTATCGGCTCGACGTGCGGGTCTCGCGGCGCTTCCGGGTCGGGGAGACGGGGTTCGTCTCGCTCGTGCTCGACATGCAGAACGCGACGCTGAGCAAGGAGGTCTTCGACGTGACGTGCGCCCGCGGGATCTGCCAGCCGCGATTGCTCGGGCCGATCACGATCCCGCAGGTATCGGTGGAGGCGGGGTTTTAG
- a CDS encoding transcriptional regulator → MRLRLVHPAPQGQGTDPPRGRKSDLLSLTDDQNDRLRAAIKHLRGAYGTYACLATVVGVRKGLLVNVATGVHRGSHALAFHVARAGGVSVEQILTPGVADASRCALCGRKRGAS, encoded by the coding sequence GTGCGTCTACGCCTAGTTCACCCTGCACCGCAGGGGCAAGGAACCGATCCGCCCCGTGGGCGGAAGTCTGACCTTCTCTCCCTCACGGACGACCAGAACGACCGCCTGCGCGCGGCGATCAAGCATCTGCGCGGCGCGTACGGCACGTACGCCTGCCTCGCCACCGTCGTCGGCGTCCGCAAGGGCCTGCTCGTCAACGTCGCAACGGGCGTCCACCGCGGCTCCCACGCGCTCGCCTTCCACGTCGCTCGCGCGGGCGGCGTCTCCGTCGAGCAGATCCTCACGCCCGGCGTCGCAGACGCGAGTCGCTGCGCCCTCTGCGGCAGGAAGCGAGGCGCGTCATGA
- a CDS encoding IS1 family transposase — protein sequence METRARVVSSLIEGNSIRATERMTGVAKSTILRLGLDVGEGCARIHNRVVRGLTCEDVECDETWSFIAKKERRVVQGDPEEWGDVYTFIGFDRRTKLVIAYRAGKRDQVTTDAFIADLRARLLVVPQISTDGLATYVGAVSASFGGHVQYGQVQKQYGYSRSPDHRYEPARDANFIRKSSIIGAPDAARVSTSGVERLNLTLRHTVGRTRRLCLAFSKTMRGHRAAMSLGIAAYNFCKIHGAHRVTPAIEAGLVDRVWEIEELIEAALSEPEGYAPVPQHLTLPAQTGPVRELPSGAGFLRLVRGGEVPPAPSVPSPPPPAPRGGKKPGRAPEPTSSPVPSGGEQLDLLLWRRPERAPEQLSLPFPERDGGPGAPDV from the coding sequence ATGGAGACCCGAGCGCGAGTCGTCTCGTCGCTCATCGAGGGGAACAGCATCCGCGCTACCGAGCGGATGACTGGCGTCGCCAAGAGCACCATCCTCCGACTCGGGCTCGACGTCGGCGAGGGCTGCGCGCGGATCCACAACCGTGTTGTGCGCGGTCTCACGTGTGAGGACGTGGAGTGCGACGAGACGTGGAGCTTCATCGCCAAGAAGGAGCGGCGCGTCGTCCAGGGAGACCCCGAGGAGTGGGGCGACGTCTACACGTTCATCGGCTTCGATCGACGCACGAAGCTCGTGATCGCCTACCGGGCTGGGAAGCGCGATCAGGTCACCACCGACGCATTCATCGCGGACCTCCGCGCTCGCCTGCTTGTCGTGCCGCAGATCTCGACAGACGGGCTCGCCACGTACGTCGGCGCGGTGAGCGCGAGCTTCGGCGGGCACGTGCAATATGGGCAGGTGCAGAAGCAGTACGGCTACTCCAGGAGCCCCGATCATCGATATGAGCCGGCCCGCGACGCGAACTTCATCCGGAAGAGCTCGATCATCGGCGCGCCGGATGCAGCCCGCGTGAGCACCTCCGGCGTCGAGCGGCTGAACCTCACCCTGCGCCACACGGTCGGGCGCACGCGCCGGCTCTGCCTCGCTTTCAGCAAGACGATGCGCGGGCATCGCGCCGCGATGTCGCTCGGGATCGCCGCGTACAACTTCTGCAAGATCCACGGGGCGCACCGCGTGACCCCCGCGATCGAGGCGGGGCTCGTTGATCGCGTCTGGGAGATCGAAGAGCTCATCGAGGCGGCCCTCTCCGAGCCAGAGGGCTACGCACCCGTGCCGCAGCACCTCACGCTCCCGGCGCAGACCGGGCCCGTGCGCGAGCTCCCGAGCGGCGCAGGCTTCCTTCGCCTCGTGCGCGGGGGCGAGGTGCCACCGGCTCCGTCAGTGCCGTCCCCGCCCCCGCCTGCGCCCCGCGGTGGAAAGAAGCCTGGTCGTGCCCCCGAGCCAACGTCGTCGCCCGTGCCTTCGGGAGGAGAGCAACTCGACCTGCTCTTGTGGCGTCGGCCAGAGCGCGCTCCGGAGCAACTCAGCCTTCCGTTTCCGGAAAGGGATGGCGGCCCTGGGGCGCCGGATGTGTGA
- a CDS encoding helix-turn-helix domain-containing protein, with the protein MESEAKIAARIGEVMRRCRAARGWSQAVLAEHLDVSVDYVGLLERGERVPSIPVLLLIAERLGVSAAELLGERELEDWEQEALTAIRALPVAARDVVLAMLRGAAGATKQRRPARARARRGSRSS; encoded by the coding sequence ATGGAGAGCGAGGCGAAGATCGCCGCGAGGATCGGCGAGGTGATGCGCCGGTGCCGAGCCGCGCGCGGGTGGTCGCAGGCCGTCTTGGCCGAGCACCTCGACGTCTCCGTGGACTACGTCGGGCTCCTTGAGCGCGGCGAGCGCGTCCCCTCGATCCCAGTTCTTCTTCTGATCGCCGAGCGGCTCGGCGTGAGCGCGGCCGAGCTTCTCGGCGAGCGCGAGCTCGAGGACTGGGAGCAGGAGGCTCTCACCGCCATCCGCGCGCTGCCCGTCGCCGCGCGGGATGTCGTGCTCGCGATGCTGCGAGGAGCTGCGGGAGCGACGAAGCAGCGACGCCCTGCCCGCGCGCGGGCGCGCCGCGGCTCGCGCTCTTCCTGA
- a CDS encoding 3-dehydroquinate synthase: MNRDLRHLLVRREPDQRHRVAAIVDRGALAAQPELNLHIERYARCHNDALDLVAPPIVQGGGENMKDDATLPSRLQAYFHALELDRRSILLTVGGASLLDLAGFAASTMQSAPRVVRVPTTTLAQAGPAVLPKSSINAFGTKDFLCTFRAPFAVVCDRRFVETQKTREKVFGLVQAVRAALLWDEQLFGWIVAHAHRVASGERDAVAELLQRSAALHADLAAHTSDEEVYGPEGPLAFGAWAADRIELSTERRIRQGEALAVGIALDTTLGALHRTLGEADREAIHRLLERLGLRLWHDALGNVDSEGRLLLLDGLSERSFGHAPRVPLLCGIGRGVTSQELREDVLREAITRLAHRDAHRAHAFALA, encoded by the coding sequence ATGAACCGTGACTTGCGGCACCTCCTCGTCCGGCGTGAGCCCGACCAGAGGCACCGCGTCGCCGCCATCGTCGACCGAGGTGCGCTCGCTGCCCAGCCCGAGCTGAATTTGCACATCGAGCGGTATGCTCGGTGTCACAACGACGCGCTGGATCTCGTGGCTCCGCCGATCGTTCAGGGCGGGGGAGAGAACATGAAGGACGACGCGACGTTGCCTTCGCGCCTGCAGGCGTACTTCCACGCGCTGGAGCTGGATCGACGCTCGATCCTGCTCACCGTGGGCGGAGCGTCGTTGCTCGACCTCGCGGGGTTCGCCGCGTCGACGATGCAGAGCGCGCCGCGCGTCGTGCGTGTCCCGACGACCACGCTCGCGCAGGCCGGCCCTGCGGTGTTGCCGAAGAGCTCGATCAACGCGTTCGGCACGAAGGACTTCTTGTGCACGTTCCGCGCGCCCTTCGCCGTGGTGTGTGATCGCCGGTTCGTCGAGACGCAGAAGACACGCGAGAAGGTCTTTGGCCTCGTCCAGGCCGTACGCGCCGCGTTGCTCTGGGACGAGCAGCTCTTCGGCTGGATCGTCGCGCATGCGCACCGCGTCGCCTCGGGCGAGCGTGACGCGGTCGCCGAGCTGCTCCAGCGGAGCGCGGCGCTGCACGCGGACCTCGCGGCCCACACGTCGGACGAGGAGGTCTACGGCCCCGAGGGCCCGCTCGCGTTCGGGGCGTGGGCGGCGGATCGGATCGAGCTCTCCACCGAGCGCCGCATCCGCCAGGGCGAGGCGCTCGCGGTGGGCATCGCGCTCGACACGACGCTCGGCGCGCTCCACAGGACGCTCGGCGAGGCCGACCGCGAGGCGATCCACCGCCTGCTCGAGCGGCTCGGCTTGCGACTCTGGCACGACGCGCTCGGCAACGTCGACTCCGAGGGCCGTCTCCTCTTGCTCGACGGCCTGTCCGAGCGCTCCTTCGGCCACGCGCCGCGCGTGCCCTTGCTCTGCGGCATCGGCCGAGGCGTGACCTCGCAAGAGCTACGCGAGGACGTCCTGCGCGAGGCGATCACGCGGCTGGCGCACCGCGACGCGCACCGGGCGCACGCGTTTGCGCTGGCGTGA
- a CDS encoding response regulator: MAIELPAVRILIVDDDRAICDYMQTLLERDGYQVKTLVDPSAVEEEVRTGGYHLIILDLMMPKLDGIEVLKRIRKVDTDIAVVIFTGFPNLESAVQSMKLDAVDYIKKPFNVDEFREVLARVMRKKGLARTPEEQLHRVIGDTIRNLRKEKDLTLKQMARRTGLSVSLLSQIERAESSASISSLYKIAVALESRIQDLFGQY, from the coding sequence GTGGCAATCGAGCTTCCGGCTGTTCGCATCCTGATCGTGGACGATGACCGAGCCATCTGCGACTACATGCAGACGTTGCTCGAGCGGGATGGTTACCAGGTCAAGACCCTGGTGGATCCATCGGCCGTGGAGGAGGAGGTCCGCACCGGCGGGTATCACCTCATCATCCTCGATCTGATGATGCCCAAGCTCGACGGGATCGAGGTGCTCAAGCGCATCCGCAAGGTCGACACCGACATCGCGGTCGTCATCTTCACGGGCTTCCCGAACCTGGAGAGCGCCGTGCAGTCGATGAAGCTCGACGCCGTCGACTACATCAAGAAGCCCTTCAACGTGGACGAGTTCCGCGAGGTGCTCGCCCGCGTGATGCGCAAGAAGGGCCTGGCGCGCACGCCCGAGGAGCAGCTGCACCGCGTCATCGGCGACACGATCCGCAACCTCCGCAAGGAGAAGGATCTGACGCTCAAGCAGATGGCCAGGCGCACCGGGCTCAGCGTCTCCCTGCTCTCGCAGATCGAGCGCGCCGAGTCGAGCGCGTCGATCTCGTCGCTCTACAAGATCGCCGTCGCCCTGGAGTCACGTATCCAGGATCTGTTCGGGCAGTACTGA
- a CDS encoding chorismate-binding protein, with amino-acid sequence MSQSQILTRTLAADHVTPVRAYNALRAQSAGRSSFLLESVLPGERWGRYSILGYRARTEHAYPPGANALELLAGDASELEDAEGLAARFSQALVGYLVYDAANVANGIKPWPNEGMSGRLMRDCTVVVFDNLQQTLTIAGRSKGAIDRCAWEMTHGPELDPLPSPDPTLEALFAEPNIDDDTYAMKVIKAKQYIEAGDCLQIVLGRTFRAPLRNADAFDVYRALRVLSPSPYLFFLDFAETPFAEGMAIAGASPETMVRVSGGKVTLRPIAGTRPRGKTQEEDEALERELVADPKERAEHVMLVDLARNDVGRVAAAGSVNVTSEMKVQRFSHVMHLVSEVEGTLAPDKSPIDAVRAAMPAGTLSGAPKVRAMQIIRQLEPGPRGVYGGAIGYVLPDGTVDFAIPIRTVIARAAEFEVTAGAGIVADSDPMREAEETRIKARAALAAIRSAQDAVERREAEAAALQKRREEAERKKAEAAAAEAAAAASGEGEGGGSSEPGASSG; translated from the coding sequence GTGAGCCAGAGCCAGATCCTCACCCGGACCCTCGCCGCCGATCACGTCACGCCCGTCCGCGCCTACAACGCGCTGCGCGCACAATCCGCCGGTCGCTCGTCCTTCCTGCTCGAGTCGGTGCTGCCCGGCGAGCGCTGGGGGCGCTACTCGATCCTCGGCTACCGCGCGCGCACCGAGCACGCCTACCCGCCCGGCGCGAACGCGCTCGAGCTGCTCGCAGGGGACGCCTCCGAGCTCGAGGACGCCGAGGGGCTCGCCGCGCGCTTCTCGCAGGCGCTCGTGGGTTACCTCGTCTACGACGCGGCGAACGTGGCGAACGGCATCAAGCCGTGGCCCAACGAGGGGATGAGCGGGAGGCTGATGCGCGACTGCACGGTGGTCGTGTTCGACAACCTCCAGCAGACGCTCACGATCGCAGGTCGATCGAAGGGCGCGATCGATCGATGCGCGTGGGAGATGACGCACGGGCCGGAGCTCGATCCGTTGCCGTCACCCGACCCGACGCTGGAGGCGCTCTTCGCCGAGCCGAACATCGACGACGACACGTACGCGATGAAGGTCATCAAGGCGAAGCAGTACATCGAGGCCGGGGATTGCCTGCAGATCGTCCTCGGCCGTACGTTCCGCGCGCCGCTGCGGAACGCGGACGCGTTCGACGTGTACCGCGCGCTGCGGGTGCTTTCGCCCTCGCCGTACCTGTTCTTCCTGGACTTCGCGGAGACGCCGTTCGCCGAGGGGATGGCGATCGCGGGCGCGTCGCCCGAGACGATGGTGCGCGTGTCGGGCGGGAAGGTGACGCTCCGGCCGATCGCAGGGACGCGGCCACGCGGCAAGACGCAGGAGGAGGACGAGGCGCTCGAGCGCGAGCTCGTCGCCGATCCAAAGGAGCGCGCCGAGCACGTGATGCTGGTGGACCTCGCGCGGAACGACGTGGGGCGGGTGGCCGCGGCAGGATCGGTGAACGTGACGAGCGAGATGAAGGTGCAGCGCTTCTCGCACGTGATGCACCTCGTGAGCGAGGTGGAAGGGACACTCGCGCCGGACAAGTCGCCGATCGACGCGGTGCGCGCGGCGATGCCGGCAGGCACGCTCTCGGGCGCGCCGAAGGTGCGGGCGATGCAGATCATCCGCCAGCTCGAGCCAGGGCCGCGCGGGGTGTACGGCGGCGCGATCGGGTACGTGCTGCCGGATGGAACGGTCGACTTCGCGATCCCGATCCGCACGGTGATCGCACGCGCGGCCGAGTTCGAGGTGACGGCGGGCGCAGGGATCGTGGCCGACAGCGATCCGATGCGGGAGGCCGAGGAGACGCGCATCAAGGCGCGCGCGGCGCTGGCGGCGATCCGGAGCGCGCAGGACGCAGTCGAGCGGCGCGAGGCAGAGGCCGCGGCGCTGCAGAAGCGGCGCGAGGAGGCGGAGCGGAAGAAGGCAGAGGCCGCGGCGGCGGAGGCAGCAGCGGCGGCGAGCGGCGAGGGTGAGGGCGGGGGTTCGAGCGAGCCGGGCGCTTCGAGCGGATGA
- a CDS encoding amidohydrolase family protein, whose protein sequence is MKTLIKDVDIVTLDEKGTVIRGGAIAIDGANLVAVGEAPVEFAPDRTIDGANHVAVPGFFNAHCHASMSLVRGYAEDLPLDRWFNERVWVAESALGPEEVRAGALLAACEMIRSGTVAFNDHYFYMDHVAEVVEASGLRASLAWCQFGLGAGKEVGADLPAALAFAERFHGEAEGRIRAMLGPHSPYVCPPAFLREIAALAKEKGLGLHIHLAESEEQVSRSLATHGMTPTRLLEETGVLDVPTIAAHALYLSDDDVAILARRGATVAHCPITYAKLAMGPGDVPRLLRAGVNVALGTDGPASNNDMDMKEAVRFLPLLQKLARRDAEAIAGDASLRIATQAGARAMGFPSSGVLEAGKAADLVLFNFDKPHLVPRHDLVANLVHAAKGSDVSHVFVAGRLLYENGTILTLDEEKIRAEAERAAFRMVSRDLTVLREYQS, encoded by the coding sequence GTGAAGACGCTGATCAAGGACGTGGACATCGTGACCCTCGACGAAAAAGGCACGGTGATCCGGGGCGGGGCCATCGCCATCGACGGCGCGAATCTCGTCGCCGTGGGCGAGGCGCCCGTCGAATTCGCGCCCGACAGGACGATCGACGGCGCGAATCACGTCGCCGTGCCCGGATTTTTCAACGCGCACTGCCACGCGTCGATGTCGCTCGTCCGCGGCTACGCCGAGGACCTGCCGCTCGATCGATGGTTCAACGAGCGCGTCTGGGTCGCCGAGTCCGCGCTCGGCCCCGAAGAAGTGCGCGCCGGAGCCTTGCTCGCCGCGTGCGAGATGATCCGCTCGGGCACGGTCGCCTTCAATGATCACTACTTCTACATGGACCACGTCGCCGAGGTCGTGGAGGCCTCGGGCCTGCGCGCGTCGCTCGCGTGGTGCCAGTTCGGCCTCGGCGCGGGCAAGGAGGTCGGCGCGGATCTCCCGGCCGCGCTCGCCTTCGCCGAGCGCTTTCACGGCGAGGCCGAGGGCCGCATCCGCGCGATGCTCGGTCCGCACTCGCCCTACGTCTGCCCGCCCGCGTTCCTGCGCGAGATCGCGGCGCTCGCGAAGGAGAAGGGCCTCGGCCTGCACATTCACCTCGCCGAGAGCGAGGAGCAGGTGAGCCGCTCGCTCGCCACGCACGGCATGACGCCCACGCGCTTGCTCGAGGAGACGGGTGTGCTCGACGTGCCCACGATCGCGGCGCACGCGCTCTATCTGAGCGACGACGACGTCGCGATCCTCGCGCGCCGCGGGGCGACGGTCGCCCATTGCCCGATCACGTACGCGAAGCTCGCGATGGGCCCGGGGGACGTGCCGCGGCTGCTGCGCGCCGGCGTCAATGTCGCGCTCGGGACCGACGGGCCCGCGTCGAACAACGACATGGACATGAAGGAGGCCGTCCGCTTCCTGCCGCTGCTCCAGAAGCTCGCGCGCCGCGACGCCGAGGCCATCGCCGGCGACGCCTCGCTCCGCATCGCCACGCAGGCCGGCGCGCGCGCCATGGGGTTTCCCTCGTCGGGCGTCCTCGAGGCCGGCAAGGCCGCCGATCTCGTCCTCTTCAATTTCGACAAACCGCACCTCGTGCCCCGCCACGACCTCGTGGCGAACCTCGTGCACGCGGCGAAGGGCAGCGACGTCAGCCACGTCTTCGTGGCTGGAAGGCTCCTCTACGAGAACGGGACGATCCTGACGCTCGACGAGGAGAAGATCCGCGCCGAGGCCGAGCGCGCGGCGTTCCGCATGGTCTCCCGCGATCTGACGGTGCTCCGCGAATACCAGAGCTAG
- a CDS encoding type VI secretion system Vgr family protein, with translation MALTELITISSSVLPDTTRVVAFRGAEAISRPYEFEIFLSLEGEEGDGLDLGDAIGAKAQLVIDRADDKLPPFVFAGILASVELLHAIEGRSLVRAVLVPRLWLLGLSKHSRIFTKKKLPEVIESILEENSLSGDDYELRLGSYDTEEHICQYRESDLDFISRWMEREGIYYYFIHSEDGEKLVISDGASYENDIVGSPVRYYPQSGQDRSAGPSFRAFTSRHRTLPSMVKLKDYDYARPNLTIAGSSQVSSNGAGEVSLYGERFFSAAAGERLAKLRAEEMLAREVVYQARGSRSHLRAGHVFELEEHPRAALNTKYLAVEVRHHGNQAAGASAFQRLLDLEHDEVYYVEVEAIPEGTQFRPESRTQWPRIYGYENGTVDGPADSEYAQIDDQGRYSVKFKFDETNLKDGKASTFVRMMQPHGGGIEGFHFPLRKATEVVFSFLGGDPDRPVISGVVPNALTPSPVTSGNHTRNVIQTGGRNRLELEDKAGQQRITMSTPYSNTYLRMGSPNADHELILHTDDNTLLDFGANHDLHVGQEGSGTWDVKVKDNWVTHVETGLHELWVDEGSSATTVKGDTMLHVTEGNLFTDVDTGVMETTVKGDTSLQVVSGNYKADVDAGTATVNVKGDTNVTVSAGNTKVDTSGTTDILSGGLISITSSGDDVKIEGNKVSTTSRSDWSWKILGTKVSFSAGSTLDFKLSQATSFTIGMTNSFFAGMTNSFTISSANSFTIGRQLAVFVGGKTGVTVSDELNLTVAQKLSLEAGMSVTIAGSIGIKLVPTEIDQMITDLKQAATNVELKGFKIVI, from the coding sequence ATGGCTTTGACCGAACTCATCACCATCTCGTCGAGCGTGCTGCCGGACACGACGCGCGTCGTCGCATTCCGCGGCGCCGAGGCCATCTCCCGGCCTTACGAGTTCGAGATATTCCTGTCGCTCGAGGGGGAAGAGGGCGACGGGCTGGATCTCGGCGACGCGATCGGGGCGAAGGCGCAGCTCGTGATCGATCGGGCGGACGACAAGCTCCCGCCCTTCGTGTTCGCGGGGATCCTGGCGAGCGTGGAGCTCCTGCACGCGATCGAGGGCCGCTCGCTCGTGCGCGCGGTGCTCGTCCCGCGGCTATGGCTGCTCGGCCTCTCGAAGCACAGCCGCATCTTCACGAAAAAGAAGCTGCCCGAGGTGATCGAGTCGATCCTCGAGGAGAACAGCCTCTCCGGCGACGATTACGAGCTCCGGCTCGGCTCCTACGACACGGAGGAGCACATCTGCCAGTACCGGGAGAGCGACCTCGATTTCATCTCGCGCTGGATGGAGCGCGAGGGCATTTATTATTACTTCATCCACAGCGAGGACGGCGAGAAGCTCGTCATCAGCGACGGCGCGTCGTACGAGAACGACATCGTGGGCAGCCCCGTGCGGTATTACCCGCAGTCCGGGCAGGACCGGAGCGCCGGGCCCTCGTTCCGCGCGTTCACGAGCCGGCACCGCACGCTGCCGTCGATGGTCAAGCTCAAGGATTACGATTATGCCCGGCCAAACCTGACGATCGCCGGCTCGTCGCAGGTGTCGTCGAACGGCGCGGGCGAGGTGAGCCTCTATGGCGAGCGGTTCTTCTCGGCCGCGGCGGGCGAGCGGCTGGCGAAGCTCCGGGCCGAGGAGATGCTGGCGCGCGAGGTCGTCTACCAGGCGCGCGGCTCGCGCTCGCACCTGCGCGCCGGGCACGTCTTCGAGCTCGAGGAGCACCCGCGCGCCGCGCTGAACACGAAGTACCTCGCGGTCGAGGTGCGCCACCACGGCAACCAGGCCGCGGGGGCGTCGGCGTTCCAGCGCCTGCTCGATCTGGAGCACGACGAGGTGTATTACGTCGAGGTCGAGGCGATCCCGGAGGGCACGCAGTTCCGGCCCGAGTCGCGCACGCAATGGCCGCGGATCTACGGCTACGAGAATGGCACCGTCGACGGGCCGGCCGACAGCGAGTACGCCCAGATCGACGACCAGGGCCGGTATTCGGTCAAGTTCAAGTTCGACGAGACGAACCTGAAGGACGGCAAGGCGAGCACGTTCGTGCGCATGATGCAGCCGCACGGCGGCGGCATCGAGGGGTTTCACTTCCCGCTGCGCAAGGCCACCGAGGTCGTCTTCAGCTTCCTCGGCGGGGATCCGGACCGGCCGGTGATCTCGGGCGTCGTGCCGAACGCGCTCACGCCGAGCCCGGTGACGAGCGGCAATCATACGAGGAACGTGATTCAAACGGGCGGGCGGAACCGGCTGGAGCTCGAGGACAAGGCCGGGCAGCAGCGCATCACGATGTCGACGCCCTATTCGAATACCTACCTGCGCATGGGCTCGCCGAACGCGGACCACGAGCTCATCCTGCACACCGACGACAACACGCTCCTCGATTTCGGCGCGAACCACGACCTGCACGTCGGCCAGGAGGGCAGCGGGACGTGGGACGTGAAGGTCAAGGACAACTGGGTCACGCACGTCGAGACGGGTTTGCACGAGCTCTGGGTCGACGAGGGCTCGTCCGCGACCACGGTCAAAGGCGACACGATGCTTCACGTCACCGAGGGCAACCTGTTCACCGACGTGGACACCGGCGTGATGGAGACGACGGTCAAAGGCGATACCTCGCTGCAGGTCGTCAGCGGGAATTACAAGGCCGACGTCGACGCGGGCACCGCCACGGTGAACGTGAAGGGCGACACGAACGTCACGGTATCGGCCGGCAATACGAAGGTCGACACGTCCGGGACCACGGATATCCTGAGCGGCGGCTTGATCTCGATCACGTCGAGCGGGGACGACGTCAAGATCGAGGGGAACAAGGTCTCGACGACGAGCCGCTCGGACTGGTCGTGGAAGATCCTCGGCACGAAGGTGAGCTTCTCGGCCGGCAGCACGCTCGATTTCAAGCTCTCGCAGGCCACGAGCTTCACGATCGGGATGACGAACAGCTTCTTCGCGGGCATGACGAACTCGTTCACGATCTCCTCGGCGAACTCGTTCACCATCGGCAGGCAGCTCGCGGTGTTCGTCGGCGGCAAGACGGGCGTGACGGTCTCGGACGAGCTGAACCTGACCGTGGCGCAGAAGTTGTCCCTGGAGGCGGGCATGTCCGTGACGATCGCTGGCTCGATCGGCATCAAGCTGGTGCCCACGGAGATCGACCAGATGATCACGGACCTGAAGCAGGCCGCCACGAACGTCGAGCTGAAAGGCTTCAAGATCGTCATATGA